The genomic window CGTAAACCGGATAGGGGCCGGGAAATTCAATAGTCTCGAAGCCCGGCAATCTCTGTCTGTCCGGGTAATTAATGTCGCGTGCTATTAAACCTCCGGGCAATACGGACCTGCCGGCCTCGAAGTCTGTCGAGTATTATCGCACCCTTACGACCCGCTCTGCCCTCAGACAATTAATGTCGGTTTAAGACCCGCGGGAACGACAATATTGTCGCTCCTCATCTTTCTTTTCGCCGGCCCGGTCCGTTATTGCACGATGCCGGGAGGCGAAGCCTGGCCGCCTCCGAAGCCCTCGGCTTCATCCGCCTTGTCGATAAGCCATTGTCCTATGGCGCGGGCCACTTCCGGCCTGACAAGGATACCCGTCATGAGGATCCTCTCCACTACCGGCTCTTTCGGCTCCTCTATCGTCTCGATTCTGGCCCCCGTGGCCTCGTCCACATCGAGCAAGGTAAGCTCCGGCGCCGCCGGCTTTTCAAGGACCACGTCAAAATAGACCATGCCGTGTGCAGTAACCCCGCCCCATACTCCGGAAGCGGGTAAAATCCGATGGCCTTCATCTTTTTTCGATCTCACTCTAATCTGTGCCATTTTCTCTCCTTCTCCTTATTGAACGAAATACCTGCGGAGGGTCCCCATTTCCATCCTTTTCGCGGGGCAGGACCGGCCGGCCCCGATCTAATGTGTGGCCGTCGTGGGTAAGGTGATCAAAAAATATCGTCTTCCTTCCCATTTTTTATTTATTATGATATTATTAGACCACGTGATGCAAGACCGATCCCACAAATTATTTAAGAGCGGCTCAAGCTTCACCATATTGTTGCTTCTCTTCGTTCTTTTTCCCCTCTTCCTTTCCGCAAACGACGATATCACCGCCAAGGCGTATATCCTTGTCGAGAAAGATACATTCAATGTCATCGCGGGACGCGATTGGGACCGAAGGCTCCCTCCGGCCAGCACTACGAAAGTGATGACCACCATCGTCGCCATGGAAAGGTTGAACGGCGAAGAGGCCATAGTGCCGGACAGCAACGTACTGAAATTCCCCCGCTCGAAGCTGCACCTCGTTCCCGGAAGCAGTTACACCTCCATGGACCTTATAAAGGGCGCCATGATCGAGTCGGCTAATGACGCGGCGTATACTCTCGGCGCCTATGTGGGCGGCTCGGAAGAGAATTTTGCCCGCCTCATGAATGAGAAAGCCCTCGCCATCGGCGCACGGAACACCAATTTCAAGAATGCCTCGGGTCTTTATGTGGAAGGTCAATATACAAGCTGCTACGACCTCGCCCTCATGTTCCGGTATGCCCTGGCAAAGGATAAATTCAGGGAAATAATAGGCACCAAGTATTTCCTCTTTCAGGACCGCCAGAAAGCCACCCGCTACCGGAATCACAACAGGTTCCTCTTCTGTTTCGAGCCTGCGGTGGGAGGCAAGACGGGCTTCACCCAGGTTTCGAAGCATACCTATGTCGGAGCATTCGAAAAGGATGGTAAAGAGTATATCCTCTCCCTTCTGGCGAGCAGGGACCTCTGGGGAGATTCGATCCGAATTCTGAAGAACGTCTTCGAGGAGCTCCCCTCGGATCGGGAGATACGGCTTGCCAAAGCCCACGCCATTACCCTCACCTCCTATAGACAAAAGAGTGAGGTCCCACCTTCCTTAAAAATCAGCAGCGAGAAGAAAAAACATATGGTGAAGAAGAAACAATCTGTCAAAAAGAAGCGGGCAGGAAAGAAAAGCAAAAAAATTACACGGGTGTGATGAAGCGCTGGTGGCTGCTTTTCATAATCCTTCTTTCTTTCCTCCTCCCACTCAATGGATATGGCCTTTCTGTTGAGGAAGAAAAGAAGTACGGGAAAGAGGTCTATCTTCAGATAGCCCAGAGCATACCCGTCAATAATGACATCTACATCTCCTTTTATCTCCGTACCGTCACCGACCGGCTCGAAGCAGCGACAAACCTCGATATGCCCATATTCTTCACGGTGATCGATTCCATCTCCCTCGATGCCTTCGCTACGATTGGGGGTTATGTCTTCATCACTACGGGACTCATTGCAATGACCGATTCCGAAGAGGAGCTTGCAGGGGTACTGGCACACGAGTTTGCCCACATATCGAAACGGCATGTTTCAAAAGCCATAGAAAAAAATAAAATCAGCAATTGGGGCACCATCGCGACGCTCCTCGCCGCCGCGATCATCCCGAGCCCCATAGCAAAATCAGCCATAATGGCCACGGGCCTTGCGGGAGCGCAGCAGGTGGCAATATCCTATACGAGAGAGAATGAGGAAGAGGCGGACAAAGTGGGCGCTACCAACGCCGACAAGGCCGGTTACGGCGGATTGGGGACCGCGGAATTCCTGAAGAAATTGCGTGCCACTTCCGACAACAGGCAGGTCCCCCGCTATCTTCTCACTCACCCCTACCACAGCGAAAGGATCATCAAAATCGAACAGGATTGGAGGGGGAGTAAATGCCGCCTCGATACATCCTTTTACCCCTATCTCGTGGCGAGGGCCCAGATCCTCCATGGCACCGCGGGTCTCGGCATGGAAGAGATATGGATTGCCCGGAACCTTCGGAATAAAGAGGACCCCGTAAGCGCCTATGGCGCGGCCCTCGTCTATTCCCTTAAAGGAAATGAGGAAGAGGCAATAGCACTCGCCCGGACCATCAAGTCGCCTTACAGGAACCTGTTCCTTTCCGAGGTGCTTATCAATGCCCGGAGATTCAGCGAGGCAATCGCACTTCTGAAAAATGAGATGAATCCCATAGCCCGATATTTCCTCGGCAGGGCATATGAAGGGAACGGCGATCGCGAATTAGCCGTCTCAACGTACAAAAGCCTCTTCCGTTATGCGGATATTTATCCCGAGCTTTATAAAAGGGCAGGAATGATTTCAGGCATGATGGGAAACGAAGGTGAAGGCTACGAAGACCTCGGCCGATATTATCTGATCAATGGGAACATGGATCAGGCCCGGATCAGCTTCGAAAAAGCGGTGAACAAGTACGGCATCAACAGCGCACGGGCAAAAGAGGTAATGAAAATCCTCGACAAACTCCCGAAAAAAGGCCGGACCGGATAGGTCCGGAGCGTTCCGGTAATTAACAGAAGTTCCTCGTTCAATCGATCTACCCGATCAGCCCCTGAGGCTCTGTTCAGAAAAAATTATGCGAAGCAGGTAGCCGCTTTTTCCATCTTTGCCCTGATATTGAGCCCGTGGACGCAACGTGCTTTGCACACCGCACAGCCGATACATACCGAGGGGGATGCCTCTTTGCCGATCTCTTTATAAGTCGACCGGGCAAGCTCCGCACTCCCATAGCCCTCCAGGTACATGAGACTCCTGTTGACCGTGCTTATCGCCACGTGTCCGGGACAGGTGGCTTCACAATCGGCGCAAAGGCGGCAATAGATACCCTCTACCGCGTGTGAATATCGTGTGAGTATCCGGGCGTCGGAGGCGGTGAATTTCATGCCCATAACCGCCGTATCCTCCTCCACCATGGCCATGTCCTTCATCCCCGGGATGGCGGCGGTCACATTCTGATCGAGAAGAGCCCATTTGAGGGCAGCCTGATGGGGACTCAACGGGCCCAAAGCCTCAGTCTTGTATCCTCCCGCCTGAGTTTTCATGGCGATTACGCCCACACCGGTTAATGCAGCCCGGGCAATGGCTTCCTTGATCCCGGGAGGGCTCTTGAAATTATACCCTACCGCAACGGTGTCGTAGAATTTCTCCGGATCGGCGGCCATGGCATTGAGGACATCCGCCTGGTTCGTATGGGTCGTGAGGCCGACATACCTCACTTTCCCCTGCGCGCGAAGACCCTTGAGTACTTCCCGTGTCTCACGGGCAAGGGCACGGGCCTTGCTGTTGCTATCCACATTGTGGAGCTGAATGACATCGATATAATCGGTCCTCAATTTTTTGAGGCTCGTCTCCACGTCCGCGGTAATATGTTCCGGAGAGATCCAGGCTGCTTTTGTGGCTAGAAATACCTTGTCCCTTCTGCCCTTGAGCGCCCTGCCCACGATTTCCTCATTTCTGCCGTTCATATACCTGCGGGCCGTATCGACGTAATTGATGCCGCGATCGAAAGCCGCTTCCATAACCTCATGGTCCTGGGTGAGCATGGCCTGTCCTACATAATAATACTATAAGCCAGGAATTGCGGAATTTTTCCGGCAGATGGCGAGATCGTCTCTTTTCGCAGTTGACTTTGCCAAGGGATGGAGAGAATAATTATGATACCAATGCAAGGGGCGCTCAAATGTGCGGCCCGAGTTCGGACTACCTGCCCATAAGATATACCTGAAGGAGATGCTATGAGAAACATAAAGAAGGACAATGGGGGGAGCAACAAAATCCGCTCCTCTTCTCCCCTTTCCCGGATGCGCCGGACAGGCACCGATCCCGAGGTGCTCAAACTCGATTTTTTGGAGCACCTCAATTATACCATGGGGAGAACCCTTGAACTCGCTACATTACATGACTATTACATGGCCTTTGCGTATACCGTCCGGGACAGGCTGCTCGGCCGCTGGCTCCATTCCATAAAACATCATATGAATAACAAATCACGCTTTGTCGGATATTTCTCCGCGGAATTTCTCGTCGGCCCCCACCTGGAAAATAACCTCATCAACCTGGGGATGTACGACTGCGCCCGTAAGGCCCTGGCCGGACTCCATATCGATCTCAAGGCATTGATCGAAGCAGAGAAGGAGCCGGGCCTCGGGAGCGGCGGACTCGGCCGGCTCTCCGCGTGCTATCTCGATTCTCTCTCCACCCTTAACATACACGCGATCGGTTACGGCATACGGTACGAATTCGGTATATTCGATCAGGAGATCAGGGACGGCGGACAATCGGAGAAGACCGATAAATGGCTGAGCCGGGGGAACCCCTGGGAGATCATTCAACCCGAGCTGAGCCAGGAGGTAGGGCTCGGGGGCTACACGGAAATCTTGACGGACGAGAAGGGGGAATACAAGGTAAAATGGGTCCCTGCGAAGATGATCAAGGGCGTGCCCTATGATACGCCGATCACCGGGTACGGGAGCCTTCTCTGTAATACCCTTCGCCTCTGGAAGTCCGAGGCCATCGAATCTTTTGATTTCCAGGACTTCAATGTGGGCAATTATTACGAAGCCGTGGAGGAGAAGGTTACCTGGGAGACGATCACCAAGGTCCTCTACCCGAATGACGAGCCTGTAACCGGCAAGAAACTCCGTTTCGTGCAGCAGTACTTTTTTGTCTCCTGCTCGCTCAAGGACATGCTCAGGGTCTTTGGTATTTTCGGCGTCTCTCCTCAAGAGTTCCATGACCGTCTCTCCATACAGCTCAATGATACCCATCCCTCTATCGCGGTGGCGGAGCTGATGCGGCTTCTCGTCGATGAATATGAGGTGGACTGGGATAGGGCATGGGACGTGACCAGGCGGACCTTCGCCTATACCAACCACACTCTCCTGCCCGAGGCGCTCGAGACATGGCCGGTATCTATGTTCGAGGAGATCCTCCCGCGCCACCTGGAGATCATTTATGAGGTCAACCGCAGATTTCTCGGTCTGGTGCGCCTCAGATTTCCGGGAG from Syntrophorhabdaceae bacterium includes these protein-coding regions:
- a CDS encoding serine hydrolase, translating into MQDRSHKLFKSGSSFTILLLLFVLFPLFLSANDDITAKAYILVEKDTFNVIAGRDWDRRLPPASTTKVMTTIVAMERLNGEEAIVPDSNVLKFPRSKLHLVPGSSYTSMDLIKGAMIESANDAAYTLGAYVGGSEENFARLMNEKALAIGARNTNFKNASGLYVEGQYTSCYDLALMFRYALAKDKFREIIGTKYFLFQDRQKATRYRNHNRFLFCFEPAVGGKTGFTQVSKHTYVGAFEKDGKEYILSLLASRDLWGDSIRILKNVFEELPSDREIRLAKAHAITLTSYRQKSEVPPSLKISSEKKKHMVKKKQSVKKKRAGKKSKKITRV
- a CDS encoding M48 family metalloprotease, whose protein sequence is MKRWWLLFIILLSFLLPLNGYGLSVEEEKKYGKEVYLQIAQSIPVNNDIYISFYLRTVTDRLEAATNLDMPIFFTVIDSISLDAFATIGGYVFITTGLIAMTDSEEELAGVLAHEFAHISKRHVSKAIEKNKISNWGTIATLLAAAIIPSPIAKSAIMATGLAGAQQVAISYTRENEEEADKVGATNADKAGYGGLGTAEFLKKLRATSDNRQVPRYLLTHPYHSERIIKIEQDWRGSKCRLDTSFYPYLVARAQILHGTAGLGMEEIWIARNLRNKEDPVSAYGAALVYSLKGNEEEAIALARTIKSPYRNLFLSEVLINARRFSEAIALLKNEMNPIARYFLGRAYEGNGDRELAVSTYKSLFRYADIYPELYKRAGMISGMMGNEGEGYEDLGRYYLINGNMDQARISFEKAVNKYGINSARAKEVMKILDKLPKKGRTG
- a CDS encoding aldo/keto reductase; the encoded protein is MLTQDHEVMEAAFDRGINYVDTARRYMNGRNEEIVGRALKGRRDKVFLATKAAWISPEHITADVETSLKKLRTDYIDVIQLHNVDSNSKARALARETREVLKGLRAQGKVRYVGLTTHTNQADVLNAMAADPEKFYDTVAVGYNFKSPPGIKEAIARAALTGVGVIAMKTQAGGYKTEALGPLSPHQAALKWALLDQNVTAAIPGMKDMAMVEEDTAVMGMKFTASDARILTRYSHAVEGIYCRLCADCEATCPGHVAISTVNRSLMYLEGYGSAELARSTYKEIGKEASPSVCIGCAVCKARCVHGLNIRAKMEKAATCFA